CTGCACTGAGTGCCGTATTCGTTTATTGGCTGGCAACGTTATTATGGCGTAATCGCTCCACCTCATTTTTAGCGGCATTAATTTATCTCTCCATGTTATTGGTATTTAGTATTGGTTCTTATGCCGTACTGGATCCGATGATTTCATTGTGGCTAACCGCTTCAATGGTCTGTTTTTATCTCACGCTACGAGCAGAAACGGCGAAACAAAAAATAGGAGCCTATCTTCTCCTCGGTTTAGCTTGCGGTATGGGGTTTATGACCAAGGGCTTTTTGGCCTTAGCGGTACCGGTTATTTCGGTATTGCCGATCGTCATTCAGCAAAAAAGGGTAAAAGAACTCATTATTTTTGGCCCAATAGCTATTGTAGGGGCTGTGATATTGAGTTTGCCTTGGGCATTAGCGATTGCTCAACGCGAGCCTGACTTTTGGCATTATTTTTTCTGGGTTGAACATATTCAGCGATTTGCCGAGAAGGACGCTCAACATAAAGCGCCTATTTGGTATTACTTGCCTATTTTATGCCTTGGAGTCCTGCCGTGGTTGGGGTTATTACCAGCGGCCCTACTTAAAGGATGGCGCGAACGGGTTGCCAGGCCGGAGCTATTCTTTTTGCTCAGTTGGGTGCTAATGCCGCTGATATTCTTCAGTGTCGCCAAAGGGAAGCTTCCGACATATATTCTACCTTGTATGGCACCGTTATCTTTATTGATGGCGGCCTATGCCACCGATTGTGCCAATAAAATGCATATGCGTGCATTAAAGGTTAATGGTGCGATAAACCTTATTTTTGGATTTATCTGCGCGCTGGCTATTTTAGTTATTGGTATGGGGTGGGTAGGGCATTTGGTGGCTTATGGGCCACAAGAGCATCAAAAAGTTATTCTTGCGACAATTGCTTTTGCTGGGTGGGGCATAGTCGGTTTTGCAACAATGCGAAATAACGCTCGTCATTGGCACTGGGCTGCGGCTTGCCCATTACTGTTTATATTGCTTGTCGGCTATCTTATCCCACAACAGGTTATTGACTCCAAACAGCCACAAAATTTCATTCAAAATAATTTTAATGAGCTTAGCAGCAGCCGTTATGTGGCGACAGACAGTGTCGGTGTCGCAGCTGGATTGGCGTGGGAGCTGAAACGTAGTGATATCTTGATGTTCAGCGAGAAGGGTGAGTTATCTTATGGGCTGAATTATGCCGACAGTGGAGATCACTACATAAGTGCACAAGATTTTAGCGACTGGCTGGTTCATGCGAGGCAGAAAGGTGATGTCTCGTTGGTGATTCAATTATCTCGTAATGAAAAAATACCGGATAGTCTACCAGCAGCAGATAAGGTTAGCCTGATGAATCGCCTGGCACTTTTGTGGTACAAGAAAACACCATGACAAGCTATTTGTTATTGATAACAGTCAGTTTATTGACTTGTGCTGGGCAGTTGTGCCAGAAGCAAGCTGCGCAATCTTGGGCTTTGCCACAACACTATCGGCTAGCTCCAACATTGCGCTGGCTTGCTAGCGCCGTGGTGTTACTCGGTTTAGGGATGTTGCTGTGGTTACGTTTATTGCAACATTTACCTCTGAGTGTTGCTTATCCGATCCTCAGCTTTAATTTTGTGCTGGTCACTTTGGCTGCCCAATTTTTTTACGGTGAGCAAGCAACTTCTCGTCATTGGTTAGGGATTGCTTCCATTATGTTTGGCATTCTTTTGATTAGTTGGCATCTATGAAAGGGTACGGGTGGGGAATTGGAAGTGTAGTGCTGGTGACCGTTGCCCAATTAATACTCAAGTGGGGCATGATGAATACGCCATTAATGTCATTGGCCGATATTAATGGGCAATTCGTTTTCAATCATTTGCCACAATTTATTGCAGTGATTTGTGGATTGGCGGGATATGCTTTATCAATGTTATGTTGGTTTTTTGCACTAAGATATTTGCCGCTTAATCGCGCTTATCCACTATTGAGCCTCAGTTATGCGTTGGTCTATTTAGGTGCAGTATCTTTGCCGTGGTTCAGTGAATCTGCAACTTTACTGAAAACATTAGGTGCGGGTTTTATTCTGTTGGGAATATGGCTGATTAATACAAAACCAATCGCAAAAGATTAGTCTGGTTGCTGAGAGATTCACATTAAGAGATAGTCCGTTGGCGTTGTCGCGGCATAATCCACAGGAATACTCTTAGGCACGATAAGCCCTTTACTCACAGAGTCATTAATAGCTATTATCCGTCTGAATCAAATCTATTATCTCATTCATATAACTTGTCTTTTCCTGACTCGATAGCTAAATTAGCTATCAGATGTCGTGCATTAGCGCATAGCTAATTGTTTGGTGAATTGGCAAAGCCTTATCTTTGGTGAATTATCGATGCGGATACGTTTCTGGATCTTTCTGGTCAGCATGATCCTCGCCGGCTGTAGCAGCCATGCCCCGACACCAAGTGGTCACTTGTCTGATTCTATTGTAGTGGTTGCCAAACTGAATGAACAACTGCGCCAATGGGAAGGCACACCCTATCGGAATGGGGGGCTGGATCAACGTGGCGTTGATTGTTCTGGTTTTGTATATCGCACATTCCGCGATCGTTTTGATATGCAATTACCCCGTACTACTGTCGCACAAACCACCTTAGGAACAAAAGTTTCCCGCGATGAACTCATGCCGGGTGATCTCGTATTCTTCAAAACCGGCAGTGGCCAGAATGGGTTGCACGTTGGTATTTACGATACTAATGATGAGTTTATTCATGCTTCAACGAGCAAAGGTGTCATTCGTTCATCGCTGGAGAATGTTTACTGGAAACGGGTGTATTGGCAAGCACGCCGAATGTAAAGCTACACTCTTCGTCCTTGAAGCCGCAGGGGTGTTAGCTGCGTTCACGCACCCGAATCACTGACTTGTGTCAGCTCACCGGGATTTGCTCACTTGCTGCCTACCTGCAACTCCAATGACTTTGAGTGAGGGGGATGTCCTTGAAGCCGCAGGGGTGTTAGCTGCGTTCACGCACCCGAATCACTGACTTGTGTCAGCTCACCGGGATTTGCTCACTTGCTGCCTACCTGCAACTCCAATGACTTTGAGTGAGGGGGATGTCCTTGAAGCC
The sequence above is drawn from the Yersinia enterocolitica subsp. enterocolitica genome and encodes:
- a CDS encoding NlpC/P60 family protein, whose amino-acid sequence is MRIRFWIFLVSMILAGCSSHAPTPSGHLSDSIVVVAKLNEQLRQWEGTPYRNGGLDQRGVDCSGFVYRTFRDRFDMQLPRTTVAQTTLGTKVSRDELMPGDLVFFKTGSGQNGLHVGIYDTNDEFIHASTSKGVIRSSLENVYWKRVYWQARRM
- the arnT gene encoding lipid IV(A) 4-amino-4-deoxy-L-arabinosyltransferase; translated protein: MKLLKGSGAALLALFFALVYLLPINSRLLWQPDETRYAEISREMLQRGDWVVPHLLGIRYFEKPIAGYWFNNISQWIFGDTNFAVRFGSIFSTALSAVFVYWLATLLWRNRSTSFLAALIYLSMLLVFSIGSYAVLDPMISLWLTASMVCFYLTLRAETAKQKIGAYLLLGLACGMGFMTKGFLALAVPVISVLPIVIQQKRVKELIIFGPIAIVGAVILSLPWALAIAQREPDFWHYFFWVEHIQRFAEKDAQHKAPIWYYLPILCLGVLPWLGLLPAALLKGWRERVARPELFFLLSWVLMPLIFFSVAKGKLPTYILPCMAPLSLLMAAYATDCANKMHMRALKVNGAINLIFGFICALAILVIGMGWVGHLVAYGPQEHQKVILATIAFAGWGIVGFATMRNNARHWHWAAACPLLFILLVGYLIPQQVIDSKQPQNFIQNNFNELSSSRYVATDSVGVAAGLAWELKRSDILMFSEKGELSYGLNYADSGDHYISAQDFSDWLVHARQKGDVSLVIQLSRNEKIPDSLPAADKVSLMNRLALLWYKKTP
- the arnE gene encoding 4-amino-4-deoxy-L-arabinose-phosphoundecaprenol flippase subunit ArnE is translated as MTSYLLLITVSLLTCAGQLCQKQAAQSWALPQHYRLAPTLRWLASAVVLLGLGMLLWLRLLQHLPLSVAYPILSFNFVLVTLAAQFFYGEQATSRHWLGIASIMFGILLISWHL
- the arnF gene encoding 4-amino-4-deoxy-L-arabinose-phosphoundecaprenol flippase subunit ArnF produces the protein MKGYGWGIGSVVLVTVAQLILKWGMMNTPLMSLADINGQFVFNHLPQFIAVICGLAGYALSMLCWFFALRYLPLNRAYPLLSLSYALVYLGAVSLPWFSESATLLKTLGAGFILLGIWLINTKPIAKD